A genomic window from Borreliella mayonii includes:
- a CDS encoding Erp family outer-surface lipoprotein, whose protein sequence is MDKKIKIFIICAVFAMISSCKNHTLSLYDEQNSGEPKVKKIEFSKFTVKIKNKDNNSNWTDLGTLVVEKVEDGIETGLNNDNQGGGHTSTFFSLEEKEINNFIKAMTEDGSFKTSLYYGYNDEESDENVIKNKEIKTKIEKINDTKYITFLGDKIKNSENKIAEYAIPLEELKKNLK, encoded by the coding sequence ATGGATAAAAAAATAAAAATATTTATTATTTGTGCAGTTTTTGCGATGATAAGTTCTTGTAAAAATCATACTTTATCTTTATATGATGAGCAAAATAGTGGTGAGCCAAAAGTTAAAAAAATAGAATTCTCTAAATTTACTGTAAAAATTAAAAATAAAGATAATAATAGTAACTGGACAGATCTAGGAACTTTAGTTGTGGAAAAAGTAGAAGATGGTATTGAAACGGGTTTAAACAATGATAATCAAGGAGGAGGGCACACTTCTACATTCTTTTCATTAGAAGAGAAAGAAATTAATAACTTTATAAAAGCAATGACTGAAGATGGATCATTTAAAACTAGTTTATATTATGGATATAATGACGAAGAAAGTGATGAAAATGTCATTAAAAATAAAGAGATAAAAACAAAGATAGAAAAAATTAATGATACTAAATATATTACATTTTTAGGAGATAAAATTAAGAATTCAGAAAATAAAATTGCTGAATATGCAATACCACTAGAAGAGCTTAAGAAAAATTTAAAATAG